One part of the Pecten maximus chromosome 1, xPecMax1.1, whole genome shotgun sequence genome encodes these proteins:
- the LOC117334189 gene encoding LOW QUALITY PROTEIN: 28 kDa heat- and acid-stable phosphoprotein-like (The sequence of the model RefSeq protein was modified relative to this genomic sequence to represent the inferred CDS: deleted 1 base in 1 codon): protein MPRGGARGGGGGGGGRGAKRIFKGQRRHFTNEDQINSDMEKAEREQQWRKARGEVGVGDGVQPGDLPPSDSESEETDSDDELAKPKGVSHLIEIENPNRANRSQLRKVTDEARNTKTELSRREREEIEKQQARENYQKQHLAGKTEEARADLARLAIIRKQREEAAKKRDLEGEKAKEAASKKKS from the exons GAGGTGcaagaggaggaggaggaggaggaggcgGAAGAGGAGCTAAGCGTATATTCAAGGGTCAGAGACGACATTTTACAAATGAAGACCAAATTAATTCGGACATGGAGAAAGCAGAGCGTGAGCAGCAATGGCGG AAAGCAAGAGGAGAGGTTGGTGTTGGTGATGGAGTGCAGCCTGGAGATCTCCCTCCCTCTGACTCGGAGTCTGAGGAGACAGACTCTGACGATGAATTG GCAAAGCCAAAAGGAGTATCACATCTTATTGAAATAGAGAACCCAAACCGTGCAAATCGGTCACAGCTGAGGAAAGTTACGGACGAAGCC CGAAACACCAAGACAGAATTGTCAAGGAGAGAAAG GGAGGAGATAGAAAAGCAACAGGCACGAGAAAACTACCAGAAGCAGCACTTGGCTGGTAAGACAGAGGAGGCGCGGGCTGATCTGGCCAGACTGGCAATCATCCGCAAACAGAGAGAGGAGGCAGCTAAGAAACGTGATCTAGAGGGTGAAAAAG CAAAAGAAGCAGCATCCAAGAAAAAATCCTGA